In Chryseobacterium culicis, the following proteins share a genomic window:
- a CDS encoding LytR/AlgR family response regulator transcription factor, translating into MNKIKCIIVDDEPLAISLLEHYVEKLPFLELVFSTENPILALEYLQKNDSDLIFLDIQMPELTGINFMKIVGPGQKYILTTAYSEYALEGYEHNVVDYLLKPISFERFQKSALKVQERFSFPQEENTYFFVKSSGQRHRIGFNEILYVESIKDYVNIRTENEEFIVLDTLKSMEIQLSERFVRVHKSFIVNLDKIKSIGAKKVNFPEYEIPIGESYRANLLERLK; encoded by the coding sequence ATGAATAAGATAAAATGCATTATTGTTGATGACGAGCCACTGGCAATCTCTCTTCTTGAGCATTATGTAGAAAAACTCCCTTTTCTTGAGCTTGTGTTTTCTACAGAGAACCCGATTTTGGCTTTGGAGTATCTTCAGAAAAACGATTCAGATCTTATCTTTTTAGATATTCAGATGCCGGAGCTTACGGGAATCAATTTTATGAAGATTGTAGGACCTGGTCAAAAATATATTTTAACAACGGCTTATTCAGAATATGCCTTGGAAGGATATGAACATAATGTTGTGGATTACCTGCTGAAACCTATTTCATTTGAAAGATTTCAAAAAAGTGCATTAAAGGTACAGGAACGATTTTCTTTTCCTCAGGAGGAAAATACATATTTCTTTGTGAAATCCTCAGGACAAAGACATCGTATTGGTTTTAATGAGATTTTGTACGTTGAAAGTATCAAAGACTATGTCAATATCCGGACGGAAAATGAGGAGTTTATTGTGCTGGATACTCTTAAATCAATGGAAATTCAGCTTTCTGAGAGGTTTGTACGTGTTCATAAGTCTTTTATTGTTAATTTGGATAAAATTAAAAGTATTGGTGCTAAAAAAGTGAACTTTCCCGAGTACGAAATTCCTATTGGAGAAAGCTATAGAGCCAATCTTCTGGAAAGGCTGAAATAA
- a CDS encoding aconitate hydratase has product MTFDIDMIKKVYERYPERIAAARQIVGKPLTLSEKILYTHLWEGNATQEYERGNSYVDFAPDRVAMQDATAQMALLQFMQAGKAKVAVPSTAHADHLIQAKVGADKDLQEGINKNSEVFNFLSSVCDKYGIGFWKPGAGIIHQVVLENYAFPGGMMIGTDSHTVNAGGLGMVAIGVGGADAVDVMAGMAWELKMPKLIGVKLTGKMNGWTSAKDVILKVAGILTVKGGTGCIVEYFGEGAESLSATGKGTICNMGAEIGATTSTFGYDDSMRRYLAATGRQDVVDAADKIAEHLTGDAEVYANPEQYFDQLIEINLSELTPHLNGPFTPDLATPVAEFRAKAEANGWPLEVEWALIGSCTNSSYEDLSRAASIVEDAVSKGVKPKAILGINPGSEQVKFTAERDGFLDSFRKFENARIFTNACGPCIGQWDREGAEKGEKNSIIHSFNRNFAKRADGNPNTHAFVASPEMVAAVAISGRLDFNPITDTLTNEAGEQVKLDEPKGFELPEKGFAVDDNGYQAPSQDGSSVVVNVSPTSDRLQLLEEFPAWDGKNIEGAKVLIKAFGKCTTDHISMAGPWLKYRGHLDNISNNMLIGAVNAYNMETNKVKNELTGEYGEVPAVQRAYKAAGVPTIVVGDQNYGEGSSREHAAMEPRHLGVKAVLVKSFARIHETNLKKQGMLGITFANEADYDKILEDDTVNFLDLDQFAPGKQLTLEFVHADGTKDIVMANHTYNDQQIEWFKAGSALNLIKQQEK; this is encoded by the coding sequence ATGACTTTTGATATTGATATGATCAAAAAAGTGTACGAGCGTTACCCAGAAAGAATTGCAGCAGCAAGACAAATCGTGGGAAAACCTCTTACCCTTTCAGAAAAAATTCTTTACACCCATCTTTGGGAAGGAAATGCTACACAAGAATATGAAAGAGGAAACTCTTATGTAGACTTTGCGCCAGACAGAGTAGCGATGCAGGATGCAACAGCTCAGATGGCACTTTTACAGTTTATGCAGGCAGGAAAAGCTAAAGTAGCGGTTCCTTCTACGGCTCATGCGGATCACCTGATCCAGGCAAAAGTAGGTGCTGATAAAGATTTACAGGAAGGTATCAACAAAAACTCTGAGGTATTCAACTTCCTGAGTTCTGTATGTGATAAATACGGAATCGGGTTTTGGAAACCGGGAGCAGGGATCATTCACCAGGTAGTACTGGAAAATTATGCTTTCCCTGGCGGAATGATGATCGGTACAGACTCTCACACAGTAAATGCAGGAGGACTTGGAATGGTAGCCATTGGTGTAGGAGGAGCTGATGCTGTAGACGTAATGGCAGGAATGGCCTGGGAACTTAAAATGCCTAAACTTATCGGGGTAAAATTAACCGGTAAAATGAATGGATGGACTTCAGCAAAAGATGTGATCTTAAAAGTAGCCGGAATTCTTACGGTAAAAGGAGGTACAGGATGTATCGTAGAATATTTCGGTGAAGGGGCAGAATCACTTTCTGCAACAGGTAAAGGTACTATCTGTAACATGGGTGCAGAAATCGGAGCTACAACGTCTACTTTCGGATACGATGATTCTATGAGAAGATATCTTGCCGCTACCGGAAGACAGGATGTGGTAGATGCTGCCGATAAAATTGCTGAACATTTAACAGGTGATGCTGAAGTATATGCAAACCCAGAACAATATTTCGACCAATTAATAGAAATTAACCTTTCTGAACTGACTCCACACTTAAACGGACCTTTCACTCCGGACTTGGCGACTCCAGTTGCTGAATTCAGAGCTAAAGCTGAGGCTAACGGATGGCCTTTAGAAGTTGAGTGGGCACTTATCGGTTCTTGTACCAACTCTTCTTATGAAGATTTATCAAGAGCGGCTTCCATTGTAGAAGATGCGGTATCAAAAGGAGTAAAACCTAAAGCTATTTTAGGGATCAACCCTGGTTCTGAACAGGTGAAATTCACAGCGGAAAGAGATGGTTTCTTAGATTCTTTCAGAAAATTTGAAAACGCAAGAATCTTTACCAATGCTTGTGGACCATGTATCGGACAATGGGACAGAGAAGGGGCGGAAAAAGGAGAGAAAAACTCTATTATTCACTCTTTCAACAGAAACTTCGCCAAAAGAGCAGATGGTAACCCAAATACCCACGCATTTGTAGCTTCTCCTGAAATGGTAGCTGCTGTGGCAATCTCAGGGAGATTAGATTTCAACCCAATTACTGATACTTTAACTAACGAAGCAGGTGAACAGGTAAAACTTGACGAGCCTAAAGGTTTTGAGCTTCCTGAAAAAGGTTTTGCTGTAGACGACAACGGATACCAGGCTCCTTCGCAAGACGGTTCCAGCGTTGTTGTTAACGTAAGCCCTACTTCAGACAGACTGCAGTTATTAGAAGAATTCCCAGCTTGGGATGGTAAAAATATTGAAGGAGCTAAGGTATTGATCAAAGCTTTCGGAAAATGTACTACCGACCACATTTCTATGGCTGGACCATGGTTGAAATACAGAGGTCACTTAGATAATATTTCAAACAACATGTTGATTGGAGCTGTAAATGCTTACAACATGGAAACCAATAAGGTTAAAAACGAATTAACCGGTGAATACGGTGAAGTTCCGGCTGTACAAAGAGCTTACAAGGCGGCAGGCGTTCCAACAATCGTTGTGGGAGACCAGAACTATGGAGAAGGTTCTTCAAGAGAGCACGCTGCTATGGAGCCTAGACACCTTGGTGTGAAAGCCGTATTGGTAAAATCATTTGCAAGAATCCACGAAACCAACCTTAAAAAACAAGGAATGCTGGGAATCACTTTCGCTAATGAAGCTGACTATGACAAAATTCTGGAAGATGACACGGTTAACTTTTTAGATCTTGATCAGTTTGCTCCAGGAAAACAATTGACTTTAGAATTCGTTCATGCTGACGGAACTAAAGATATCGTCATGGCTAACCATACGTACAACGATCAACAAATTGAGTGGTTTAAGGCGGGTTCTGCTCTGAACCTGATCAAACAACAGGAAAAATAA
- a CDS encoding bifunctional aconitate hydratase 2/2-methylisocitrate dehydratase: MSIYKDYIKEIEERKTQGLHPKPIDGAELLSEIITQIKDSGNADRSDSLQFFIYNTLPGTTSAAGVKAKFLKEIILGESVVEEISPAFAFELLSHMKGGPSIEVLLDLALGNDAAIAKEAANVLKTQVFLYEADTTRLKEAFNSGNEIAKEILESYAKAEFFTKLPEVAEEIKVVTFIAGEGDISTDLLSPGNQAHSRSDRELHGKCMITPQAQEEIKALQAQHPEASVMLIAEKGTMGVGSSRMSGVNNVALWTGKQASPYVPFVNIAPIVGGTNGISPIFLTTVDVTGGIGVDLKNWVKKVDENGNPIRNENGDIVLEEAYSVATGTVLTINTKEKKLYNGDKELIDLTKSFTPQKMEFIKAGGSYAIVFGKKLQTFAAQLLGVEAPAVFAPSKEISHEGQGLTAVEKIFNRNAVGTTPGKVLHAGSDVRVQVNIVGSQDTTGLMTSQELESMAATVISPIVDGAYQSGCHTASVWDKKAQANIPKLMRFMNEFGLITARDPKGEYHAMTDVIHKVLNDITVDEWAIIIGGDSHTRMSKGVAFGADSGTVALALATGEASMPIPESVKVTFKGNMKEHMDFRDVVHATQAQMLKQFGGENVFQGRIIEVHIGTLPADQAFTFTDWTAEMKAKASINISEDNTLIESLEIAKGRIQIMIDKGMDNHNKVLQGLIDKANKRIEEIRSGEKPALTPDSNAKYYAEVVVDLDVIVEPMIADPDVNNDDVSKRYTHDTIRDLSYYGGEKKVDLGFVGSCMVHKGDLKIVSQMLRNIEKQQGKVEFSAPLVVAAPTYNIIDELKAEGDWELLEKYSAFEFDDNAPKGEARVEYKNVMYLERPGCNLCMGNQEKAAKGDTVLATSTRLFQGRVVEDSERKKGESLLASTPVVVLSAIIGRIPSIDEYKAAVEGIDLTTFVPSIKELTSTSAH; encoded by the coding sequence ATGAGTATTTATAAGGATTACATCAAAGAGATTGAAGAAAGAAAAACCCAGGGGCTTCATCCAAAGCCAATTGATGGTGCTGAATTACTAAGCGAAATTATTACGCAAATTAAAGATTCAGGTAATGCTGACCGATCAGATTCTCTTCAATTTTTCATTTATAACACACTACCCGGAACAACAAGTGCAGCGGGAGTAAAAGCAAAATTTTTAAAAGAAATTATTCTAGGTGAATCCGTAGTAGAAGAAATTTCTCCGGCATTTGCCTTTGAATTATTATCTCATATGAAAGGTGGACCTTCTATTGAAGTGTTGTTAGACCTTGCTTTAGGAAATGATGCAGCAATTGCTAAAGAAGCGGCTAATGTTCTTAAAACACAGGTTTTCCTTTACGAAGCAGACACTACCCGTCTGAAGGAAGCATTCAATAGCGGTAACGAAATTGCAAAAGAAATTCTTGAAAGCTACGCAAAAGCTGAATTTTTCACAAAACTTCCCGAAGTTGCTGAAGAAATTAAAGTAGTAACATTTATTGCAGGTGAAGGAGATATCTCTACAGATTTGCTTTCTCCGGGTAATCAGGCTCACTCAAGATCAGACCGTGAACTTCATGGTAAATGTATGATTACTCCTCAGGCTCAGGAAGAGATTAAAGCTTTACAGGCTCAACATCCTGAGGCAAGCGTTATGCTTATCGCTGAAAAAGGAACAATGGGTGTAGGTTCATCAAGAATGTCCGGAGTAAATAACGTTGCTCTTTGGACAGGAAAACAGGCGAGCCCATATGTACCATTCGTAAATATCGCTCCAATTGTAGGAGGAACAAATGGTATTTCTCCAATCTTCCTTACAACAGTAGATGTTACCGGAGGTATTGGTGTTGACCTTAAAAACTGGGTAAAGAAAGTTGATGAAAACGGAAACCCAATTCGTAACGAAAATGGTGACATTGTTCTTGAAGAAGCATATTCAGTAGCTACAGGAACCGTTTTAACGATTAATACAAAAGAAAAGAAATTATATAACGGCGATAAAGAATTGATCGACCTTACCAAATCTTTCACTCCGCAAAAGATGGAATTCATCAAAGCGGGTGGATCTTACGCGATTGTATTTGGTAAAAAACTACAGACATTTGCAGCTCAGCTTTTAGGAGTTGAAGCTCCTGCTGTTTTTGCTCCGTCAAAAGAAATTTCTCATGAAGGACAAGGACTTACCGCTGTAGAAAAAATATTCAACAGAAATGCTGTTGGAACTACTCCAGGAAAAGTTTTACACGCTGGTTCAGACGTTCGTGTACAGGTAAATATCGTTGGATCTCAGGATACGACAGGTCTTATGACTTCTCAAGAGCTTGAATCCATGGCAGCAACTGTGATTTCGCCAATCGTTGACGGTGCTTACCAGTCAGGATGTCACACCGCTTCTGTTTGGGATAAAAAAGCTCAGGCTAATATTCCGAAGCTAATGAGATTCATGAACGAGTTCGGTCTGATTACAGCCCGTGATCCAAAAGGTGAATACCACGCAATGACTGACGTAATCCACAAAGTACTGAATGATATCACTGTAGATGAGTGGGCTATCATCATTGGTGGTGACTCTCATACAAGAATGTCTAAAGGGGTGGCTTTCGGTGCTGACTCAGGAACTGTTGCCCTTGCATTAGCTACTGGAGAAGCTTCTATGCCAATTCCGGAATCTGTGAAAGTAACATTCAAAGGAAACATGAAAGAACACATGGATTTCCGTGATGTGGTTCATGCAACGCAGGCTCAGATGTTGAAGCAGTTTGGAGGAGAAAACGTATTCCAGGGTAGAATCATTGAGGTTCACATCGGAACGCTTCCTGCTGACCAGGCATTTACCTTTACAGACTGGACTGCTGAAATGAAAGCAAAAGCTTCTATCAACATTTCTGAAGATAATACTTTGATCGAATCACTGGAAATTGCAAAAGGAAGAATCCAGATCATGATTGACAAGGGTATGGATAACCACAACAAAGTTCTTCAGGGATTAATTGATAAAGCGAATAAGAGAATTGAAGAAATCAGATCAGGAGAAAAACCTGCTTTGACTCCGGATTCCAACGCTAAATATTATGCAGAAGTAGTGGTAGATCTTGATGTAATTGTTGAACCAATGATTGCTGACCCGGATGTAAACAATGATGATGTATCTAAGAGATATACTCACGATACCATCAGAGATCTTTCTTATTATGGAGGCGAGAAAAAAGTAGATCTTGGATTCGTAGGATCTTGTATGGTTCACAAAGGAGACCTTAAGATCGTTTCTCAGATGCTTAGAAACATTGAAAAACAACAAGGAAAGGTAGAATTTAGTGCTCCTCTTGTAGTCGCTGCTCCTACTTATAACATCATTGATGAATTAAAGGCAGAAGGAGACTGGGAATTATTAGAAAAATATTCTGCTTTTGAATTTGATGATAATGCTCCAAAAGGAGAAGCTCGTGTCGAATACAAAAACGTAATGTACCTTGAGCGTCCTGGATGTAACCTTTGTATGGGTAACCAGGAAAAAGCAGCAAAAGGAGACACTGTTTTAGCGACTTCTACCCGTCTTTTCCAGGGAAGAGTAGTTGAAGATTCTGAACGTAAAAAAGGAGAATCTCTGCTTGCTTCAACTCCGGTTGTGGTTCTTTCTGCTATTATCGGAAGAATTCCTAGCATTGATGAGTACAAAGCTGCTGTTGAGGGTATTGACCTTACTACTTTTGTTCCTTCTATTAAAGAATTGACAAGTACAAGCGCTCACTAA
- a CDS encoding WG repeat-containing protein encodes MKNILNVLCVFISIFVFSQTQSVKKIPTKKGSKTAVKKATAAHKPAADLVMINKDLPLLIPKKKGDQFGYVNQNGKFIIQPEYHIAVFFYEDCNLLNSPNEKARKFGTKEYATVEKNMISYRVDQSGKRVYQFKEADFGKCKFEEYKQQLFQAYILNGFYGIIEKSKFVNAADYRQYQIYPQYQYLFILEGDDVANPMIVASNNDKFGVIDVNNKIIIPFEYSNIKRNFSWKLGKMFEVTKDGSNYYYIDSNNKTY; translated from the coding sequence ATGAAAAATATCCTGAATGTTTTATGTGTTTTTATTTCGATTTTCGTTTTCTCTCAGACTCAATCTGTGAAGAAAATTCCCACGAAGAAAGGATCGAAAACCGCGGTCAAAAAAGCTACTGCAGCCCATAAGCCTGCTGCTGATCTTGTTATGATCAATAAAGATCTTCCTCTTTTGATTCCTAAGAAGAAAGGGGATCAGTTCGGATATGTTAACCAGAATGGGAAATTTATTATTCAGCCGGAATATCATATTGCCGTATTTTTTTATGAAGACTGCAATCTTCTGAATTCACCTAATGAAAAGGCTAGAAAATTTGGAACAAAAGAGTATGCGACCGTAGAGAAAAATATGATTTCGTACCGTGTAGACCAATCGGGAAAGAGAGTATATCAGTTCAAAGAAGCAGATTTTGGAAAATGTAAATTCGAAGAATATAAACAACAGTTGTTCCAGGCTTACATCCTCAACGGTTTTTACGGAATTATTGAAAAATCAAAGTTTGTGAATGCAGCTGATTACAGACAATACCAAATCTATCCTCAATACCAGTATCTGTTTATTCTGGAGGGAGATGATGTAGCTAATCCTATGATTGTGGCTTCCAATAATGATAAATTTGGAGTTATTGATGTCAACAATAAAATTATCATTCCGTTTGAATACTCGAATATTAAAAGAAATTTCAGCTGGAAACTGGGAAAAATGTTTGAAGTGACAAAAGATGGCTCAAATTATTACTATATCGACTCCAACAACAAAACTTATTAG
- a CDS encoding TonB-dependent receptor encodes MKGLFFLGLSVSSVAFIQAQNKDSLKVREIEAVNFTKRLPVAKEIINVQKDLDGKNLGQDLPILLKNQTSVISTSDAGNGVGYTGFRIRGVSGSAINVMMNGVPYNDSESQGTFFVNVPDLTSSASQIVIQRGVGTSNNGVSAFGASINVLSKDPEEKFYFKTDDSYGSFNTYKYSAEIGSGKFWNNRLSVMGRYTHIHSDGYIDRASSNLHSYNFTALFEEGNTKLRLMAFGGKEKTYQAWNGIDRKTWETDPKFNVSGAIYDANWENIVSFYDNETDNYRQNHYQLLWEQKFSDRWNLETTFHYTKGKGYYENYKQGNLFSRYNLPNIIEGGQTIKYSDFIRKKWLNNDFYGMVSTLYGKFENLDLNFGAVVNQYYGRHYGNVTGVFFPQIDESEYYRNRSVKNEVSGFAKALFRVDNFEFFGDLQLRKINYNTKILMAGDGEGADLSKNWLFFNPKAGVNYRIEGGKVFLSYAHAHREPNRDDLMANNDVKAEKLHDIEAGFEKQFGIVSLTANVYYMYYVNQLVLNGELNNVGAFIRTNSGKSYRRGVEVGALAKLSKQWEVSGNVTLSQNRNQDFNIQNGDTPKSLGNTQISFSPNVIANLSLKFNPTKNFQFVLMNQYVGKQYLDNTEDANLQLKDYFLTDFNAQYQFKIANNEIALKLLVNNLFNKKYVNNGSVYEGQPYYFSQAGTNFMFGVSWKIQ; translated from the coding sequence ATGAAAGGATTATTTTTTTTAGGGCTTAGCGTAAGCTCTGTAGCTTTTATCCAGGCTCAGAATAAAGATTCTCTGAAGGTCAGGGAAATTGAAGCGGTCAACTTTACTAAAAGACTTCCGGTTGCAAAGGAAATCATCAATGTACAGAAAGATTTAGACGGGAAAAATTTGGGACAGGATCTTCCTATCCTTTTAAAAAATCAAACCTCTGTAATTTCCACCTCAGATGCAGGAAACGGAGTGGGATATACCGGTTTTAGAATTCGTGGAGTTTCAGGAAGTGCCATTAATGTAATGATGAATGGTGTTCCGTACAACGATTCTGAAAGCCAGGGAACATTTTTTGTCAACGTTCCGGATTTAACAAGTTCTGCCTCACAGATTGTCATTCAGAGAGGAGTGGGAACTTCCAATAATGGTGTTTCTGCTTTCGGAGCAAGTATTAATGTACTTTCCAAAGATCCGGAAGAGAAATTTTATTTTAAAACAGATGACAGTTACGGATCATTTAATACCTATAAATATTCAGCTGAAATAGGCTCCGGGAAATTCTGGAACAACCGTCTTTCTGTAATGGGAAGATATACTCATATTCACTCTGACGGATATATTGACAGAGCTTCATCCAATTTACACTCTTATAATTTTACCGCTTTATTTGAAGAGGGAAATACGAAGCTACGTTTAATGGCTTTCGGAGGTAAAGAGAAAACGTATCAGGCCTGGAATGGGATTGATCGTAAAACCTGGGAAACAGACCCGAAATTCAATGTTTCGGGAGCAATTTATGATGCCAATTGGGAGAATATTGTAAGTTTCTATGACAATGAAACCGATAATTACAGACAGAATCATTATCAGTTACTTTGGGAACAAAAATTCAGTGACCGATGGAATCTGGAAACAACTTTTCATTATACCAAAGGAAAAGGATATTACGAAAACTATAAGCAGGGAAATCTTTTTTCAAGATACAATCTGCCTAATATCATTGAAGGTGGACAAACCATAAAATACTCTGATTTTATCAGAAAAAAATGGCTGAATAATGATTTCTATGGTATGGTTTCTACCTTGTACGGAAAGTTTGAAAATCTGGATCTGAACTTTGGAGCTGTTGTGAATCAGTATTACGGAAGGCATTATGGAAATGTTACCGGTGTATTTTTCCCTCAGATTGATGAAAGTGAATACTACAGAAACCGCTCGGTAAAGAATGAAGTGTCTGGTTTTGCAAAAGCATTATTCAGAGTAGATAACTTTGAATTCTTTGGTGATTTACAACTAAGAAAAATCAATTACAATACCAAAATCCTGATGGCGGGTGACGGTGAAGGTGCGGATTTAAGCAAAAACTGGCTGTTTTTTAATCCAAAAGCTGGGGTGAACTACCGAATTGAAGGAGGGAAGGTATTCCTTTCTTATGCTCATGCTCACCGTGAACCGAACAGAGATGACCTGATGGCCAATAATGATGTGAAAGCTGAAAAACTTCATGATATTGAAGCTGGTTTTGAAAAACAGTTCGGAATCGTATCACTTACTGCGAATGTTTACTATATGTATTATGTGAATCAGTTGGTTTTAAACGGAGAATTGAATAACGTAGGAGCATTTATCAGAACAAACTCAGGAAAGAGCTACAGAAGAGGAGTTGAGGTAGGTGCTTTGGCAAAGCTATCCAAACAATGGGAAGTTTCCGGGAATGTAACCTTAAGCCAGAACAGGAATCAGGATTTTAATATTCAAAATGGAGATACTCCTAAAAGTCTTGGAAATACACAGATTTCATTTTCTCCGAACGTAATTGCTAATTTGAGCTTGAAATTTAATCCTACAAAAAATTTCCAGTTTGTATTAATGAACCAGTATGTGGGAAAACAATATCTTGATAATACCGAAGATGCAAACTTACAGCTTAAAGATTATTTTCTGACAGACTTCAATGCGCAGTATCAGTTTAAAATTGCCAATAATGAAATTGCTTTAAAACTGTTGGTGAATAACCTGTTCAACAAAAAATATGTGAACAATGGATCTGTATATGAAGGGCAGCCATACTATTTCTCTCAGGCAGGAACAAACTTTATGTTTGGGGTGAGTTGGAAGATTCAATAA
- a CDS encoding acyl-CoA thioesterase → MAKIKKASESLTIMTNIVLPNETNSLRNLFGGELLAKMDRCASISAARHCERRVVTASVNHVSFNHPIPEGGVVVLESKVSRAFSTSMEVYVDVWLDDPINQKKIHTNAGIYTFVAVDEFNRPIPIPEMVPETEEEKERFAAAFRRKELSLILSGRMKPLESVELKKLFQEPQESKKDKK, encoded by the coding sequence ATGGCAAAAATAAAAAAAGCGTCAGAATCTCTGACCATTATGACCAATATCGTTCTTCCGAACGAAACCAACTCTTTAAGAAACCTTTTTGGTGGTGAACTATTAGCAAAAATGGATCGTTGTGCGTCTATTTCTGCAGCAAGACACTGTGAAAGAAGAGTTGTAACAGCTTCTGTAAACCACGTATCTTTCAATCATCCGATTCCGGAAGGTGGAGTAGTGGTATTGGAATCTAAAGTTTCCAGAGCATTCTCTACTTCAATGGAAGTGTATGTGGATGTATGGTTGGATGATCCGATCAATCAGAAGAAAATTCACACCAATGCCGGTATTTATACCTTTGTTGCTGTAGATGAATTCAACCGCCCGATTCCTATCCCGGAAATGGTTCCGGAAACAGAAGAAGAGAAAGAAAGATTTGCTGCGGCTTTCCGTAGAAAAGAACTTTCATTGATTCTTTCAGGAAGAATGAAACCTCTGGAATCTGTAGAACTTAAAAAGTTATTCCAGGAACCACAGGAGTCTAAGAAAGACAAGAAATAA